Proteins encoded together in one Anaerotignum propionicum DSM 1682 window:
- a CDS encoding tyrosine-type recombinase/integrase, translating into MNKEKLTLIKMLKQFEIYLYARENSQATMKAYITDISQFIEFLKNNYPSKVYIEDIDLRILESYKIYLVNKVSKQQICAKTKDRKLDSVIVLYKFLESHFKIENLAQKLVINRTKKNGYSNINGEIQNKIKYLSQQECTLLLEKIIESNHIDKLRDYCIVLLMLTTGIRGSSVREARFEDFDFIEKTMVVRNVKGSKAYSIPITPELCNALSSYHTSCPHTADKIFLSNKGDPLSKSAFNNMIKRVLKYINIDQNKVSSHIFRHTFVMDMLSRKNEPEKIIKFTGHSSINELAPYIHFQIDDLRDCLKFVA; encoded by the coding sequence ATGAATAAAGAAAAATTAACACTTATTAAAATGTTGAAGCAATTTGAAATTTACCTTTATGCCAGAGAAAATTCACAAGCGACGATGAAAGCCTATATTACAGATATATCCCAGTTTATAGAGTTTTTAAAAAACAATTATCCTAGCAAAGTTTATATTGAGGACATTGATTTAAGAATTTTAGAAAGTTATAAAATTTATCTAGTAAATAAGGTATCCAAACAACAAATCTGTGCAAAAACAAAAGATAGAAAACTAGACAGTGTAATTGTTCTCTATAAATTTTTAGAGTCCCACTTCAAAATAGAGAATTTAGCCCAAAAGTTAGTTATAAATAGAACCAAAAAAAATGGTTATTCCAACATAAACGGTGAAATACAAAACAAAATTAAGTATTTATCCCAACAAGAATGTACTTTGCTTCTTGAAAAAATTATAGAAAGCAACCACATTGACAAATTAAGAGATTATTGCATAGTATTGTTAATGCTGACAACAGGAATACGAGGTTCCAGCGTAAGAGAAGCACGCTTTGAGGACTTTGATTTTATTGAAAAAACAATGGTGGTTAGAAATGTAAAAGGGAGTAAGGCTTATTCAATACCAATTACCCCAGAGCTTTGCAACGCTCTTTCCAGTTATCATACTTCCTGCCCACATACAGCAGATAAAATATTTTTAAGTAATAAGGGAGACCCCCTGTCAAAAAGCGCATTCAATAATATGATAAAGCGTGTGCTTAAATATATAAATATTGATCAAAACAAAGTTTCCTCTCATATTTTTCGACATACATTTGTAATGGACATGCTATCCAGAAAAAACGAACCAGAAAAAATCATTAAATTCACAGGACACTCCAGCATAAATGAGCTGGCACCCTACATACACTTTCAAATCGATGATTTAAGAGATTGTCTTAAATTCGTTGCTTAG
- a CDS encoding nucleoside kinase — MEQLQINVMGKSTMVEEGITYGALAKDFQDFCIGNIMVAKQGNRLRELRSAIHESEPISFFDISDEEGKRIYHRGVSFLLAKAVWDLYGKDAALIIEHSLRGNLYCEIVSENLTIDNVLLKRLKEKMDEYVKANLPIVKHTFGKHKAIGIMKEQCMQDKVELLRFRRASNVNLYEMDGFYDYFYGYMPFSTGVLGVFELILHESGFMICMPSTLNPDCIPPFVNPEKISAVFMEQMKWCKLMGVANVADLNNILVRGEFGELIRINEALHEKKIAQIADQIFHRIDQVKMVLIAGPSSSGKTSFANRLCIQLRALGVRPHKISLDDYFVNRDFTPVDEQGNKDFESIYALDLKQLNEDLKNIIVGDRVEMPSFNFLTGMREYKGNYIQLDQDEILVIEGIHGLNDMLTSEIPKENKFKIFINAITQLNIDDHNRISTSDSRLIRRMVRDNQFRGRDAAATIESWNMVKKGEEENIFPYQENADAIFNSATIYELSVLKQYAEPLLFAVDASKPEYITAKRLIKFLGYFLAAPGLEIPNNSLIKEFVGGSCFKV; from the coding sequence TTGGAGCAGTTACAGATTAATGTTATGGGTAAGAGCACTATGGTTGAGGAAGGAATTACTTATGGAGCGTTAGCAAAAGACTTTCAGGATTTTTGTATAGGCAATATTATGGTAGCGAAGCAAGGAAACCGCCTTCGGGAACTACGCAGTGCCATTCATGAAAGTGAGCCTATTTCATTTTTTGATATATCAGATGAAGAGGGAAAACGAATATATCATAGAGGTGTATCATTTTTGTTGGCAAAAGCCGTTTGGGACTTGTATGGAAAAGATGCCGCTTTGATTATTGAGCATTCCTTAAGAGGAAATTTATATTGCGAAATTGTCAGTGAAAATTTAACCATTGACAATGTTTTATTAAAACGCCTGAAAGAAAAAATGGACGAATATGTAAAGGCCAACTTGCCCATTGTGAAGCATACCTTCGGTAAACATAAGGCCATAGGCATTATGAAAGAGCAATGTATGCAGGATAAGGTTGAGCTTCTGCGTTTTCGTCGTGCATCAAATGTGAATCTGTATGAAATGGACGGTTTTTACGATTATTTTTATGGTTATATGCCATTTTCAACAGGGGTATTGGGGGTATTTGAGCTGATACTTCATGAAAGTGGATTTATGATTTGTATGCCCAGCACCCTAAATCCTGATTGCATCCCTCCATTTGTAAACCCTGAAAAAATCAGTGCTGTCTTTATGGAGCAAATGAAATGGTGCAAGTTAATGGGCGTTGCCAATGTGGCGGATTTGAACAATATACTAGTAAGGGGAGAATTCGGTGAATTAATCAGAATTAATGAAGCGCTCCATGAAAAGAAAATTGCACAAATTGCAGATCAGATTTTTCATCGTATTGATCAGGTAAAGATGGTTTTAATTGCGGGACCTTCTTCTTCCGGTAAAACCTCTTTTGCAAATCGATTGTGCATTCAGCTTCGTGCGTTAGGGGTTCGCCCTCACAAAATATCTCTGGATGATTATTTTGTGAATAGAGACTTTACACCTGTGGATGAGCAAGGAAATAAAGATTTTGAGAGTATTTATGCTTTGGATTTAAAGCAATTAAATGAGGATTTAAAAAATATTATTGTGGGCGATCGGGTTGAAATGCCTTCCTTTAACTTTTTAACGGGAATGAGAGAGTATAAAGGGAATTATATTCAGCTGGATCAAGATGAAATTTTAGTAATTGAAGGCATTCACGGATTGAATGATATGCTGACCTCAGAAATTCCTAAAGAAAATAAGTTTAAAATATTTATTAATGCAATCACCCAGTTAAATATTGACGACCATAACAGGATTTCCACTTCTGACAGTCGTTTGATTCGTCGTATGGTTCGAGATAATCAGTTTAGAGGCAGAGATGCGGCGGCCACCATTGAGTCTTGGAATATGGTGAAAAAAGGTGAGGAAGAAAATATTTTTCCTTATCAAGAAAATGCCGATGCAATTTTCAATTCAGCTACGATTTATGAGTTGAGCGTATTAAAGCAATATGCAGAGCCTTTATTGTTTGCAGTAGATGCTTCAAAGCCTGAATATATTACTGCCAAACGTTTAATTAAGTTTTTAGGGTACTTCCTTGCAGCACCTGGTCTTGAAATTCCCAATAATTCGTTGATTAAGGAATTTGTTGGAGGCAGCTGTTTCAAGGTTTGA
- a CDS encoding helix-turn-helix domain-containing protein yields the protein MKERLKELRKELGLSQRVFCQALGLNQTTYASFETGERQIKEAYIKLICKVYNVNEEWLTTGTGKMFLPKFASSTIELLEIYDALIPPLQDYLLQQIRELKKLQDRL from the coding sequence ATGAAAGAGAGACTGAAAGAATTAAGAAAAGAATTAGGCCTCAGCCAAAGAGTTTTTTGCCAAGCGCTAGGACTGAATCAGACGACTTACGCAAGTTTTGAGACGGGAGAAAGGCAAATAAAAGAAGCCTATATTAAATTGATTTGCAAAGTTTATAATGTGAACGAAGAATGGCTCACAACCGGAACTGGTAAAATGTTTCTGCCTAAATTCGCTTCTAGTACAATTGAATTATTAGAAATTTATGACGCATTAATCCCCCCCTTACAAGATTACTTGTTGCAACAAATAAGAGAATTGAAAAAACTTCAAGATCGTCTTTGA
- a CDS encoding phage/plasmid replication domain-containing protein, protein MVHTLQLKYTLAPQDIIYIEKREEEFKHTDILFKETGLKATIYFRRQYPYETVDHENWYIIIHINLQELLNKGTATNADLEVIYNKLSDFANNFSLADNPRLILQRIDFKRDLIIPDNTIRQAYIDLIKKSYQKWGYFTKSTFYKTSVEFANKSRKIIIYDKNKELHDKHRSPKTYEQDVLRIEVQLKRRYISNHKCNTGLADVLDNYLSEEMNKAYFNHSVLPVIFNGSYRTKENSAKIIDLSTYRADKKKKLKEFLECIEQTSINDAKESYAVNTFARYIKALNNLDINPIQLRNEFITEQGIYIDTLPALLKYTCSGV, encoded by the coding sequence ATGGTACACACATTGCAGTTAAAGTACACCCTGGCACCACAGGACATAATTTATATTGAAAAAAGAGAGGAGGAATTTAAACATACTGATATTTTATTTAAAGAAACCGGCCTTAAAGCCACTATTTATTTCAGACGGCAATATCCCTATGAGACAGTAGACCATGAAAACTGGTACATTATAATACACATTAACCTACAGGAGTTGCTGAATAAAGGTACAGCAACAAACGCAGATCTCGAGGTTATATATAATAAATTATCGGACTTCGCTAATAACTTCTCTCTAGCAGATAATCCGAGGTTAATTTTGCAGAGAATAGATTTCAAGAGAGATCTTATAATTCCTGATAACACGATTAGACAAGCATATATAGATCTAATTAAAAAATCGTACCAGAAATGGGGTTACTTTACCAAAAGCACATTTTATAAAACTTCAGTTGAATTTGCAAACAAAAGTAGAAAAATAATAATCTATGATAAAAATAAAGAACTCCATGATAAGCATAGATCCCCCAAAACCTATGAACAAGATGTGCTCAGAATTGAAGTTCAATTAAAAAGGCGTTATATTTCCAATCACAAGTGCAATACTGGTCTGGCTGATGTTTTAGATAATTACCTCTCCGAAGAAATGAATAAAGCTTATTTTAATCATTCTGTTCTGCCTGTTATTTTTAATGGGAGCTATAGAACAAAAGAGAATTCCGCTAAAATAATAGACCTCAGCACTTATAGAGCAGACAAAAAGAAAAAATTAAAAGAATTCTTAGAATGTATTGAACAAACCAGTATTAATGATGCAAAGGAATCTTATGCCGTAAATACTTTTGCAAGATACATAAAAGCATTAAACAATCTGGATATAAATCCAATCCAGTTAAGAAATGAATTTATAACCGAGCAAGGAATTTATATTGATACACTTCCTGCTCTGTTAAAATATACTTGTTCCGGTGTATAA